The nucleotide window TAATACCCATCGGCTTTGGAAACCTAAATAGACAAAAAGAACAACACTTATGATTAAAAGCGCAAGCCCAAGCAAAGAGATGGCTACTGGGTCTGAAATTGCAGCCAAGAATTCCCCTCTTAAAATTGGAATTCGATCCCCTCGAGCAAGGGCAATCGCACTTCCCGATGATATCTCCTGCAGGAAGGTCTCGCTCTCCTGGTACTCTGGCTGAATTGTTCTTGGGTAGTTTACTTTCTCAGAAGGAAGTTTTGCACATCGGACTTCAACAGTACAAGGAAACGATGCAAGATCGATAAAACTTCCGTGTGTGGGTACCAAAATTTCAAGCAGCATGAACAGAGATATCATTTTATCTCCCTTGCTCAAAGACTTTCTTGATTTATCAATTTCTTTTCCTGTCTTGAGAATACTATTTTTTACTGTACCGAATACCATCAATAATGGAAATTGTTACATTCAATAACCTAAAATTGCTATCAAACCCCTTTTTACTTGACATCGATCGTCTATAGGGGAACGAATACCAAGCCTCGTATCCTCTTCATCTGAGCGATTGTGAAGGATAGCTTGGCTAAGCTCATTAATTCTCTGGTTGGAAAAAAATGCCTGCTAACTTTACTAAGCTGTCATTGGCGGGATAGTAGCGTGTCACCGACATTGAGTTAGTTTGCGCGCTAATGGTATTGCCTGCGTTTAGTGGACCAGTCAGTTCTGTCGCTTATCAAAGTAGACGCGAGTAATGTTGCCCGCTACTTGAGACCTAACGCCTCAAGAGGTTTCTGGATGATGCTTCCGCGCTCCGTTAGATCTCTGTAAGCTCTTTTCGCAGCTGCTCGGACTTGTCCCTAGCCGCCTTCACCTCTTCGTAGAGCACCTCTGACCCCTTGCGATCGTTGCAGGCGGTGCATACCACGTGCAGGTTAGAGACCTCAAACGTCAACTCCGGATAGAGAGACTTCGGCCGTTTGTGGTCGAGAGTGGCGTAGTTTGGGTGCAGGTAAACATCAAGTGAGGGGTCTGTAGCCCCGTGATATCCCCGCTGGAGCGCGGTCTTCTGGGATTCCGTACGGAACTCCTTCCCGCGAACCATCTTACAGTCGCAGTAGGGACAGCGCTCGGCCATCAACTTGTCCCGCACCTCGTTGCAAGTCATCCATTTGCCACCTGCAGCACGGAAGACCCTGATGTTCCCTGCTAACTGAGGGTGGGTCGCGAGCCTCCACTTCTCCCGCAGGACGCCGGTGCCGCCAGACCATCCCTCAAATCCGCGATAGAACTTTCTGCGTTCCCTGGCTTCTCGTTCGTGCTTGGGCAAAACAGCCTTACCCCAAGACCGGATCTCTGGTTTTTTCATGGTTCAAAGCGCCGCCAACTCTGTTCGCAGGCGGGCGGACTTCGCTAAAGCGGTATCTGCCATCTCGTCGATCGCGGCACTGATTCTTTCCAAACCGCGCTCCTCCTCGTCGAGCTGGACGGATAACTCAGCATAGACTCGGTCTGGGTGGTCTTCTGGGAGGGAGGCAACTTCAGGGTGGAGCTGCGGTACGAGGTAGTCCTGCAGAATATTCCAGCTGGCAATGACACTATCCCATCCAAGGTTGCGGTACCCGCGAGACTTCACCAATTTACGACGGTCTGCCGACAAAATCTTGAAAGCCTTGCTATTCCGTCGCTGAAAGTCTCTATAGCTCAAACCGTCCTCGGTACGTGCTTTGCGTCCCACGAGGAACCCTCCCTTAATGAGTTGGAATGCTGACACCCGCTTCAGCAACAATCTGGTCCCACTGCTCGTTCAAATCAAGGCGGGCAGCTGCTTTCCGCAGCGCCGACAGATTCCGTTTTGCTGCATCGCGAGAGCTGGACACGATTTTCACTTCGCGTTGGGCATCCTGCCGAAGCTTTTCAATCTCGAGGTCCATATCAGTAAGGGCATTGCCTGCCGCTATCCTGACTTTCTCCGTACGTTGTTTTTCTTCTGATAAAGACTGTTTGAGGTGCTCTACCTCTGTCTGTAAGGCATCTCGCTGTTGGTTGAGAAGGCGTGCAGTTTGGGTGAGCCGCTCCTTCTCCGGAGCGACGTACTCCCCCTGCAGGGCGCGGGCTTTCAAATCAGCTAGCTGCTCCCGGCTCAAACCGCGGAGTTCCTGGACTACAGATATGCTGTGTCGCGCCTCTGCAAGCTCTTTCTCTAGCTCGGTGACGCGCGCTTCTGCTTCCTTCCTGCGCTTGTTAGCACCCTCCGTCAGTATCTTGCGATTCTGTTTCAGTCTCCGGACGCACTTGGCAATAGTCTCGGCTTGGGGGGGTGTGAGCCGCTTCCCTTAAGTCTTCCAGAGTGAGCCCGAATTTACTTGCCGCTTCCTCGGTAGCGTATTTCGGGATAGATAGACGTTCACTAATAAGTGAGGCGACTTCATCTAACTGGCGTTTTGTATAAACCTGCATCGGCATGCCCCAGTTGACAGCGATCTAGATTTTACCCAGTGACTACCAATGTCGGTAGGTTTTTTGATTCTTGGTTCGGGATTCTTTAGAACCCAAATCCCCCAACCTTCTAAACAAACATGTGTACCAAGATTCAAGGAACACCCGACCCAATTGCTATCCGACTCAAATCCCCATGAACCGACAACCCTACGACAGCTTCGCCTGGCAGTTCCTTTACATTGTCGAGCTATGGCAATCAATCTGGAATCATGGTTTTGATTCCACCCTCACTCTTTTCTTGAGACGCATTCACGCACCGTTGCCGTTGCCGTCACGCGCTCCAAACCGAGCGACCAGTTCGTCGCGGGATAGACTCAGTAAGGTAGGGAACTGCTCCGTATACTCCTCAGGAGTCAGTCCGGCAAAATACCCGATTACAGACTCCAACCGATCGTCCACTCGACCGAAGCGTGAGGCGAGCAAGGTCTGTAGTGTCAGCCGGAGACCCTGCTGGAGACCCTGCTGGAGACCCTGTTCCAAGCTTTCTTCCCGTGCCCGTCTTTCCCACTCCACGAAGGCTGGCGATAGCGTCATGGCGAGCTCCCGATCCTCAATGTTCAGGTATTCGACACCTTCTATGTTAGTTTTCCAGCTTGCCAGCAGTTGCAGGGCTTTGTCTCGCTTCAACTCCGCTGGTGGCAATGCCAGCACCTCGGCGATCGCCTGTTTCAAGGTCCGACCGCGCCCCAGCAACCGCAGCCACAACGTCTCCTCCGTTTCTGGCAAGCCATCGAGAGCGACGAATCCGGCTCGATTGAGCTCGGCTGTAAAGTAGATACCTTCAGGCCAAGAAGGGTCCGGCTTCCCCCCGATGCGCTTCATCAACGTCGGTGATGCTGACGGGCTCAGAATCCAAAGCCTGGGCAGTTCCGACTCTGTAGGCGCGGGCAGCCGATCGCGGCTGGCTGCCCTGAGCGCATCGAACAGGGTCACCAGCAACTTCATCACGCAGCTGCGCACTTGGTTGAGGTCGGGGCGATGGCTGTAGGGCTCGAAGATGCACGGTTGCGCCGCCATACGACCCAGCAGTCCGAGCTGCAGGCGATCGGCTGTAAGCTGTGGATCGGGAACGTACCAAACATCGATTTGGCGCGCCTCATCCCGGCTCTCTAGTCCGGCGACAACCTCTCCCGTCGGAGCTAATAATTCTTGCAGGTACTCCTTGCTGTAAGCGTCAAAGGGCTTACT belongs to Rubidibacter lacunae KORDI 51-2 and includes:
- a CDS encoding HNH endonuclease; this translates as MKKPEIRSWGKAVLPKHEREARERRKFYRGFEGWSGGTGVLREKWRLATHPQLAGNIRVFRAAGGKWMTCNEVRDKLMAERCPYCDCKMVRGKEFRTESQKTALQRGYHGATDPSLDVYLHPNYATLDHKRPKSLYPELTFEVSNLHVVCTACNDRKGSEVLYEEVKAARDKSEQLRKELTEI